Proteins encoded within one genomic window of Pongo abelii isolate AG06213 chromosome 18, NHGRI_mPonAbe1-v2.0_pri, whole genome shotgun sequence:
- the DHX38 gene encoding pre-mRNA-splicing factor ATP-dependent RNA helicase PRP16 (The RefSeq protein has 1 substitution compared to this genomic sequence) yields the protein MEDTSEDASIHRLEGTDLDCQVGGLICKTKSAASEQHVFKAPAPRPSLLGLDLLASLKRREREEKDDGEDKKKSKISSYKDWEESKDDQKDAEEEGGDQAGRNIRKDRHYRSARVETPSHPGGVSEEFWERSRQRERERREHGVYASSKEEKDWKKEKSRDRDYDRKRDRDERDRSRHSSRSERDGGSERSSRRNEPESPRHRPKDAATPSRSTWEEEDSCSGSSRRSQWESPSPTPSYRDSERSHRLSTRDRDRSVRSKYSDDTPLPTPSYKYNEWADDRRHLGSTPRLSRGRGRREEGEEGISFDTEDERQQWEDDQRQADRDWYMMDEGYDEFHNPLAYSSEDYVRRREQHLHKQKQKRISAQRRQINEDNERWETNRMLTSGVVHRLEVDEDFEEDNAAKVHLMVHNLVPPFLDGRIVFTKQPEPVIPVKDATSDLAIIARKGSQTVRKHREQKERKKAQHKHWELAGTKLGDIMGVKKEEEPDKAVTEDGKVDYRTEQKFADHMKRKSEASSEFAKKKSILEQRQYLPIFAVQQELLTIIRDNSIVIVVGETGSGKTTQLTQYLHEDGYTDYGMIGCTQPRRVAAMSVAKRVSEEMGGNLGEEVGYAIRFEDCTSENTLIKYMTDGILLRESLREADLDHYSAIIMDEAHERSLNTDVLFGLLREVVARRSDLKLIVTSATMDAEKFAAFFGNVPIFHIPGRTFPVDILFSKTPQEDYVEAAVKQSLQVHLSGAPGDILIFMPGQEDIEVTSDQIVEHLEELENAPALAVLPIYSQLPSDLQAKIFQKAPDGVRKCIVATNIAETSLTVDGIMFVIDSGYCKLKVFNPRIGMDALQIYPISQANANQRSGRAGRTGPGQCFRLYTQSAYKNELLTTTVPEIQRTNLANVVLLLKSLGVQDLLQFHFMDPPPEDNMLNSMYQLWILGALDNTGGLTSTGRLMVEFPLDPALSKMLIVSCDMGCSSEILLIVSMLSVPAIFYRPKGREEESDQIREKFAVPESDHLTYLNVYLQWKNNNYSTIWCNDHFIHAKAMRKVREVRAQLKDIMVQQRMSLASCGTDWDIVRKCICAAYFHQAAKLKGIGEYVNIRTGMPCHLHPTSSLFGMGYTPDYIVYHELVMTTKEYMQCVTAVDGEWLAELGPMFYSVKQAGKSRQENRRRAKEEASAMEEEMALAEEQLRARRQEQEKRSPLGSVRSMKIYTPGRREQGEPMTPRRTPARFGL from the exons ATGGAGGACACCAGTGAGGATGCCTCGATCCATCGATTGGAAGGCACTGATCTGGACTGTCAGGTTGGTGGTCTTATTTGCAAGACCAAAAGTGCGGCCAGCGAGCAGCATGTCTTCAAGGCTCCTGCTCCCCGCCCTTCATTACTGGGACTGGACTTACTGGCTTCCCTGAAACGGAGAGAGCGAGAGGAGAAGGATGATGGGGAGGACAAGAAGAAGTCCAAAATCTCCTCCTACAAGGACTGGGAAGAGAGCAAGGATGACCAGAAGGATGCTGAGGAAGAGGGCGGTGACCAGGCTGGCCGAAATATCCGGAAAGACAG ACATTATCGATCTGCTCGGGTAGAGACTCCATCCCATCCAGGTGGTGTGAGCGAAGAGTTTTGGGAACGCAGTCGGCAGAGAGAGCGGGAGCGGCGGGAACATGGTGTCTATGCCTCGTCCAAAGAAGAAAAGGATTGGAAGAAGGAGAAATCGCGGGATCGAGACTATGACCGCAAGAGGGACAGAG ATGAGCGGGATAGAAGTAGGCACAGCAGCAGATCGGAGCGAGATGGAGGGTCAGAGCGTAGCAGCAGAAGAAATGAACCCGAGAGCCCACGACATCGACCTAAAG ATGCAGCCACCCCTTCAAGGTctacctgggaggaagaggacaGTTGCTCTGGCTCCTCAAGGCGCTCACAGTGGGAATCGCCCTCCCCGACGCCTTCCTATCGGGATTCTGAGCGGAGCCATCGGCTGTCCACTCGAGATCGAGACAG GTCTGTGAGGAGCAAGTACTCGGATGACACGCCTCTGCCAACTCCCTCCTACAAATACAACGAGTGGGCCGATGACAGAAGACACTTGGGGTCCACCCCGCGTCTGTCCAGGGGCCGAG GAAGACGCGAGGAGGGCGAAGAAGGAATTTCATTTGACACGGAGGACGAGCGGCAGCAGTGGGAGGATGACCAGAGG CAAGCCGATCGGGATTGGTACATGATGGACGAGGGCTATGATGAGTTCCACAACCCTCTGGCCTATTCCTCCGAGGACTACGTGAGGAGGCGGGAGCAGCACCTGCATAAACAGAAGCAGAAGCGCATTTCAGCTCAGCGGAGACAGATCAATGAG GATAACGAGCGCTGGGAGACAAACCGCATGCTCACCAGTGGGGTGGTCCATCGGCTGGAGGTGGATGAGGACTTTGAAGAGGACAACGCAGCCAAGGTGCATCTGATGGTGCACAATCTGGTGCCTCCCTTTCTGGATGGGCGCATTGTCTTCACCAAGCAG CCGGAGCCGGTGATTCCAGTGAAGGACGCCACTTCTGACCTGGCCATCATTGCTCGGAAAGGCAGCCAAACAGTGCGGAAGCATAGGGAGCAGAAGGAGCGCAAGAAG GCTCAGCACAAACACTGGGAACTGGCTGGGACCAAACTGGGAGATATAATGGGCGTCAAGAAGGAGGAAGAGCCAGATAAAGCTGTGACGGAGGATGGGAAGGTGGACTACAG GACAGAGCAGAAGTTTGCAGATCACATGAAGAGAAAGAGCGAAGCCAGCAGTGAATTTGCAAAGAAGAAGTCCATCCTGGAGCAGAGGCAGTACCTGCCCATCTTCGCAGTGCAGCAGGAGCTGCTCACTATTATCAG AGACAACAGCATCGTGATCGTGGTTGGGGAGACGGGGAGTGGTAAGACCACTCAGCTGACACAGTACCTGCATGAAGATGGTTACACGGACTATGGGATGATTGGGTGTACCCAGCCCCGGCGTGTAGCTGCCATGTCAGTGGCCAAGAGAGTCAGTGAAGAGATGGGGGGAAACCTTGGCGAGGAG GTGGGCTATGCCATCCGCTTTGAAGACTGCACTTCAGAGAACACCTTGATCAAATACATGACTGACGGGATCCTGCTCCGAGAGTCCCTCCGGGAAGCCGACCTGGATCACTACAGTGCCATCATCATGGACGAGGCCCACGAGCGCTCCCTCAACACTGACGTGCTCTTCGGGCTGCTCCGGGAG GTAGTGGCTCGGCGCTCAGACCTGAAGCTCATTGTCACATCAGCCACGATGGATGCGGAGAAGTTTGCTGCCTTTTTTGGGAATGTCCCCATCTTCCACATCCCTGGCCGTACCTTCCCTGTTGATATCCTCTTCAGCAAG ACCCCACAGGAGGATtacgtggaggctgcagtgaagcaGTCCTTGCAGGTGCACCTGTCGGGGGCCCCTGGAGACATCCTTATCTTCATGCCTGGCCAAGAGGACATTGAG GTGACCTCAGACCAGATTGTGGAGCATCTGGAGGAACTGGAGAACGCACCTGCCCTGGCTGTGCTGCCCATCTACTCTCAGCTGCCTTCTGACCTCCAGGCCAAAATCTTCCAGAAG GCTCCAGATGGTGTTCGGAAGTGCATCGTTGCCACCAATATTGCCGAGACGTCTCTGACTGTTGACGGCATCATGTTTGTTATCGATTCTGGTTATTGCAAATTAAAG GTCTTCAACCCCAGGATTGGCATGGATGCTCTGCAGATCTATCCCATTAGCCAGGCCAATGCCAACCAGCGGTCAGGGCGAGCCGGCAGGACGGGCCCAGGTCAGTGTTTCAG GCTCTACACCCAGAGTGCCTACAAGAATGAGCTCCTGACCACCACGGTGCCCGAGATCCAgaggaccaacctggccaacgtggtgctGCTGCTCAAGTCCCTCGGGGTGCAGGACCTGCTGCAGTTCCACTTCATGGACCCGCCCCCGGAGGACAACATGCTCAACTCTATGTATCAGCTCTGGATCCTCGGGGCCCTGGACAACACAG GTGGTCTGACCTCTACTGGGCGGCTGATGGTGGAGTTCCCGCTGGACCCTGCCCTGTCCAAGATGCTCATCGTGTCCTGTGACATGGGCTGCAGCTCTGAGATCCTGCTCATTGTCTCCATGCTCTCGGTCCCCGCCATCTTCTACAGGCCCAAG GGTCGAGAGGAGGAGAGTGATCAAATCCGGGAGAAGTTTGCTGTTCCTGAGAGCGATCATTTGACCTACCTGAATGTCTACCTGCAGTGGAAGAACAATAATTACTCCACCATCTGGTGTAACGATCATTTCATCCATGCTAAGGCCATGCGGAAG GTCCGGGAGGTGCGAGCTCAACTCAAGGACATCATGGTGCAGCAGCGGATGAGCCTGGCCTCGTGTGGCACTGACTGGGACATCGTCAGGAAGTGCATCTGTGCTGCCTATTTCCACCAAGCAGCCAAGCTCAAG GGAATCGGGGAGTATGTGAACATCCGCACTGGGATGCCCTGCCACTTGCACCCCACCAGCTCCCTTTTTGGAATGGGCTACACCCCAGATTACATAGTGTATCACGAGTTGGTCATGACCACCAAG GAGTACATGCAGTGCGTGACCGCTGTGGACGGGGAGTGGCTGGCGGAGCTGGGCCCCATGTTCTATAGCGTGAAACAGGCGGGCAAGTCACGGCAG GAGAACCGTCGTCGGGCCAAAGAGGAAGCCTCTGCCATGGAGGAGGAGATGGCGCTGGCCGAGGAGCAGCTGCGAGCCCGGCGGCAGGAGCAGGAGAAGCGCAGCCCCCTGGGCAGTGTCAG GTCTATGAAGATCTACACTCCAGGCCGGAAAGAGCAAGGGGAGCCCATGACCCCTCGCCGCACGCCAGCCCGCTTTGGTCTGTGA